From a single Bacillus pumilus genomic region:
- a CDS encoding transcription repressor NadR, translated as MEQERKLIGEERRSAILEWLKETDTPLTGSFLAKKAAVSRQVIVQDISLLKAKNEPIIATSQGYVYMAPQHAPEREIEQIIACKHDPVHTEEELTLIVDFGVTVKDVIIEHPVYGELTASIRVSTRKQVADFVHHISNTGASYLSELTDGVHLHTLTSYSQTQLDQAIQALDDAGFLIKD; from the coding sequence GTGGAGCAAGAGAGGAAACTCATTGGCGAAGAGAGAAGAAGTGCCATTTTAGAGTGGCTGAAAGAAACAGATACCCCGCTTACCGGAAGTTTTTTAGCTAAAAAGGCAGCTGTTTCTCGACAAGTCATTGTACAAGATATTTCACTATTAAAAGCAAAAAACGAACCCATTATTGCGACAAGCCAAGGCTATGTGTACATGGCACCGCAGCATGCGCCAGAAAGAGAAATTGAACAAATCATCGCCTGCAAGCATGATCCTGTTCATACGGAAGAGGAACTGACATTGATTGTAGACTTTGGTGTGACCGTAAAAGATGTGATCATCGAGCATCCTGTTTACGGTGAATTAACGGCCTCGATCCGCGTCAGCACTCGCAAACAAGTAGCTGATTTCGTTCATCACATTTCTAACACGGGCGCCTCCTACTTGTCAGAACTAACAGACGGCGTGCACTTACATACACTAACCTCTTACAGTCAAACGCAGCTTGACCAAGCCATTCAAGCACTCGATGACGCAGGTTTTTTAATTAAAGACTAA
- the safA gene encoding SafA/ExsA family spore coat assembly protein — MKIHIVQKGDSLWKISKKYGVDFQELKKLNSQLSNPDLIMPGMKIKIPSSGVPVKTDHQKAKEMPKPKEHPYVKEKPKDVVQVQDTKPKEKPNEPVPYVPPVPKIEQPVFPQVDVNYYQTNLYQPFTPPPKKEHHEKKDHVHEKKDHKDHKDHVHHENKDHKDNKDHFYDENKGHLKDEVAKGYDPFIHIPHQKEEGKDMEHSNYPNLPNFPQMPNVGGAAVGGMAENKEHHHHEQYDPYYGYGHGHYMPAMYPYPQQMVPASPILPGSGLCYPVQPYYHHHMMPYPYPAQPYYPAYQAPAYYGEHYENHANDGHHWHHHMHPNANANANLNANQGFYPNVSNEAYGKEDCGCDDGMKQHQPWPGHYPNPVPYGQMGAYPAQPYMQPYPGQSVFARPEEDEEE; from the coding sequence TTGAAAATTCATATTGTGCAAAAAGGAGACTCCCTTTGGAAAATTTCAAAGAAATACGGAGTCGACTTTCAGGAATTGAAAAAACTAAATTCGCAGCTCAGTAACCCAGATTTGATCATGCCGGGTATGAAGATCAAAATTCCATCTAGTGGTGTTCCTGTGAAAACAGACCATCAAAAAGCAAAAGAAATGCCAAAGCCGAAAGAACATCCGTATGTGAAAGAAAAGCCAAAAGATGTCGTGCAAGTGCAAGATACGAAGCCAAAAGAAAAGCCAAATGAACCGGTCCCTTATGTACCGCCAGTGCCAAAGATTGAGCAGCCAGTTTTTCCGCAAGTCGATGTGAACTATTATCAGACCAATCTCTACCAGCCATTCACGCCTCCTCCCAAAAAAGAACATCACGAGAAAAAAGATCATGTGCATGAGAAAAAGGACCACAAAGATCACAAGGATCATGTTCATCATGAAAATAAGGATCATAAAGACAACAAAGACCATTTTTATGATGAAAATAAAGGTCATTTAAAAGATGAAGTGGCAAAGGGCTATGATCCGTTTATTCATATTCCGCATCAAAAGGAGGAGGGAAAAGATATGGAGCACAGCAATTACCCAAACCTTCCTAATTTCCCGCAAATGCCGAATGTAGGGGGCGCAGCGGTAGGTGGAATGGCTGAAAATAAAGAGCACCATCATCATGAACAATACGATCCTTATTATGGTTATGGTCATGGTCATTACATGCCAGCGATGTATCCATATCCGCAGCAAATGGTTCCAGCATCGCCAATTTTACCAGGTTCAGGCCTTTGTTATCCTGTCCAGCCATATTATCACCATCACATGATGCCATATCCATACCCAGCTCAGCCATATTATCCTGCGTACCAAGCGCCAGCTTATTACGGGGAACATTACGAGAATCATGCAAACGACGGGCATCATTGGCATCATCATATGCATCCAAATGCCAACGCTAACGCCAATTTAAACGCAAATCAAGGCTTTTATCCAAACGTTTCAAATGAGGCTTACGGTAAGGAAGACTGTGGATGTGATGATGGCATGAAGCAGCATCAGCCGTGGCCAGGACATTATCCAAATCCTGTTCCTTATGGCCAGATGGGAGCTTATCCAGCTCAGCCTTATATGCAGCCATACCCAGGTCAATCCGTTTTTGCAAGGCCAGAAGAAGACGAAGAAGAGTAA
- a CDS encoding YhcN/YlaJ family sporulation lipoprotein, with protein MRQKWQKTIALVLLPIGLTACGTNDNAGVDTRHNQSGQPVGYHSNNRAADNNQDHQGPVSELMEGMNGGNTTNVDYRTRPQADDRMPLAGGDGRYSHGDMNYHNQMSFSGYDKQENVQRSRKIANRVNKMNHVADSQVMVTDENVYIAIKSDGRLTSEGVSQVEEAATRYADGRAVQVIKDEGAFTRFRDMRRTQFETGQTGMTR; from the coding sequence TTGAGACAAAAATGGCAAAAAACGATCGCATTAGTGCTTCTTCCTATCGGGTTAACAGCATGTGGCACAAATGACAATGCAGGTGTAGATACACGGCATAATCAATCAGGTCAGCCAGTCGGATACCATTCGAATAATCGTGCAGCTGACAATAACCAAGATCATCAAGGACCAGTTTCTGAACTCATGGAAGGGATGAACGGTGGGAATACAACGAATGTTGATTATCGCACCCGTCCTCAAGCCGATGATCGCATGCCTCTCGCAGGTGGAGATGGACGCTACAGTCATGGAGATATGAATTATCATAACCAAATGTCGTTCTCTGGCTACGATAAACAAGAGAACGTCCAGCGTTCAAGAAAAATTGCCAACCGTGTCAATAAAATGAATCATGTGGCAGACTCTCAAGTGATGGTGACAGATGAAAATGTGTATATTGCGATTAAGTCAGATGGACGTCTGACGTCAGAGGGTGTATCACAAGTAGAAGAAGCAGCAACTCGTTATGCGGACGGAAGAGCTGTTCAAGTCATCAAAGACGAAGGTGCGTTCACACGCTTCAGAGATATGAGAAGAACACAATTTGAAACAGGCCAAACAGGTATGACCCGATAA
- a CDS encoding IscS subfamily cysteine desulfurase: protein MVYLDYAASTPVSEEALHVFQQLSQDCYGNASSLHDAGGRANDILTYSRQSFAAILEGEPDGIYFTSGGTESNLLAIQSIANGLPAHRQHVITTSVEHPSVHHAVNSLERLGVKVTIIEPNPDGIITQDILKEALLPETGLVSIQHANSETGIIQPLAELAPLLKEKHIVFHTDAVQTFGKIRVSIKELGVDAVSISSHKVYAPKGAGAVYMGAHVPWKPLYSGAVQEGGFRLGTVNVPSIGAFTAASEQLMLKRDELHRQHELLRDYFLQQLKIRQLPVRTLQNNGSRRALPHIIGCFFEGFEGQYVMLACNRHGICISTGSACASGYHDPSPAVKALHVSDRDALQFIRLSFGSKSSKEDIDQLLHTFEHLQKEKKGA from the coding sequence TTGGTTTATTTAGATTACGCAGCTTCGACACCTGTTTCAGAGGAGGCCCTTCATGTCTTTCAGCAGCTAAGTCAAGATTGTTACGGGAATGCAAGCAGTCTTCATGATGCAGGGGGAAGAGCAAATGATATATTGACTTACAGCAGACAATCATTCGCTGCCATTCTTGAGGGTGAACCAGATGGTATCTACTTTACAAGCGGCGGAACAGAATCCAACCTTTTGGCGATTCAATCGATCGCAAATGGTCTGCCAGCACACAGGCAGCACGTCATTACAACTTCTGTAGAGCACCCTTCTGTTCATCACGCAGTTAACAGCTTAGAGCGCCTTGGCGTGAAGGTCACGATCATTGAACCAAATCCAGATGGGATCATCACTCAGGACATTCTCAAAGAAGCGTTATTGCCTGAAACAGGGCTCGTATCTATTCAGCATGCTAATTCAGAGACAGGGATTATCCAGCCGCTCGCTGAATTGGCGCCCCTTTTAAAAGAAAAGCACATTGTTTTTCATACAGATGCCGTGCAAACATTCGGAAAAATTCGTGTGTCCATCAAGGAGCTTGGGGTTGATGCCGTGTCCATCTCTAGTCATAAAGTGTATGCACCTAAGGGCGCTGGTGCTGTCTATATGGGCGCACATGTACCTTGGAAGCCTTTATATTCAGGTGCAGTTCAGGAAGGTGGCTTCCGCCTTGGAACAGTGAACGTTCCATCCATCGGTGCTTTTACTGCTGCGAGCGAACAATTGATGCTAAAGCGAGATGAGCTCCATCGACAACATGAGCTGCTTCGTGATTATTTTCTTCAGCAGCTCAAAATAAGACAGCTTCCTGTCCGTACACTTCAGAACAATGGCAGCCGCCGTGCTCTGCCTCATATTATTGGTTGTTTTTTTGAAGGGTTTGAAGGACAATATGTAATGTTAGCATGTAACCGGCATGGAATTTGTATATCAACTGGAAGTGCATGTGCTTCTGGTTATCATGATCCTTCCCCGGCTGTGAAGGCATTGCACGTATCAGATCGTGATGCCCTTCAATTCATTCGACTATCATTTGGATCGAAGTCATCAAAAGAGGACATCGATCAGCTTTTGCATACATTTGAACATTTGCAAAAGGAGAAGAAAGGAGCATAG
- the nadB gene encoding L-aspartate oxidase — protein sequence MVSSIKKVIVVGSGIAALSFASSISENCQVIMMTKKQFSSSNSMLAQGGIAAPFSPHDSIHQHVQDTLAAGCDHNDERTVQEIVSLGKQLVEQLVAEGCPFDQTKTGVPQLGKEGAHTTPRILHAGGDQTGKTLVQYLKNQLGSHIHLYEYHHVIDLLVHEGACIGVVWKDEKGNVHTMTADAVVLSTGGCGSLYETSTNDSSVTGDGLMMAYRAGAQLADLEFVQFHPTLLTIAGKAVGLVSEAVRGEGAYLEDETGRRIMKGVHPQADLAPRDVVARAIFHEQQLGHGLYLNIREIPHFSVRFPAIDEMCQRAGVDMASGRLPVSPGMHFLMGGICVNEYGETTVPSLFAIGEAACTGLHGANRLASNSLLEGLVLGNKAARRMEQLSILKNTVSSCTFQEVWSVPAMSKDQLRQWMTTYAAIVRDEKGLKILLQTLQEVPCQQINVKNITNEQLELSNQWALAIRLVKSALLRTESRGGHYRMDYPKRNDDLWRGKQIVHEKGRIYVMKNERIGAKWNVYS from the coding sequence ATGGTGTCATCAATCAAAAAAGTCATTGTGGTGGGGTCAGGCATTGCTGCGCTTTCTTTTGCAAGCTCCATTTCGGAAAACTGCCAAGTTATCATGATGACAAAAAAACAATTTTCCTCTAGCAATTCCATGCTTGCACAAGGAGGAATTGCTGCACCCTTTTCACCACATGATTCCATTCATCAGCATGTACAGGACACATTAGCTGCCGGATGTGATCACAATGATGAAAGAACCGTACAAGAGATTGTAAGTCTTGGAAAACAACTTGTAGAGCAGCTCGTAGCAGAAGGCTGTCCATTTGATCAAACAAAGACGGGCGTGCCGCAATTAGGTAAAGAAGGGGCACATACGACGCCTCGTATTTTGCATGCAGGAGGAGACCAAACAGGCAAAACTCTTGTGCAATACTTAAAAAATCAGCTTGGCTCACATATTCATTTATACGAATATCATCATGTCATTGATCTATTGGTGCATGAAGGAGCCTGCATCGGTGTTGTGTGGAAAGACGAGAAAGGAAACGTACATACCATGACCGCAGATGCAGTTGTTTTATCTACGGGCGGCTGCGGCTCCCTATATGAAACAAGCACAAATGACTCTTCTGTAACAGGAGATGGCCTGATGATGGCCTATCGAGCCGGAGCACAGTTAGCTGATCTCGAATTTGTTCAATTCCATCCGACTCTCTTGACGATTGCCGGAAAAGCAGTCGGTCTCGTGTCAGAAGCAGTCCGGGGAGAGGGAGCCTATTTAGAGGATGAAACAGGTAGGAGGATCATGAAAGGTGTTCACCCACAAGCGGATTTAGCGCCTAGAGATGTCGTCGCTAGAGCTATTTTTCATGAGCAGCAACTCGGTCACGGACTTTATCTCAATATTCGTGAGATTCCACATTTCTCCGTTCGTTTTCCAGCAATTGATGAAATGTGTCAGCGGGCAGGTGTCGATATGGCAAGTGGCAGGCTACCGGTTTCCCCAGGTATGCATTTTTTAATGGGCGGAATCTGCGTCAATGAATATGGAGAAACGACGGTTCCTTCACTTTTTGCTATTGGCGAGGCGGCCTGTACAGGCTTACACGGTGCAAATCGATTGGCGAGTAATTCTCTTTTGGAAGGTCTCGTTTTAGGAAACAAAGCGGCACGGAGAATGGAACAGTTATCTATACTGAAAAACACAGTCTCATCATGTACTTTTCAAGAAGTGTGGTCTGTCCCAGCGATGTCAAAGGATCAGTTGAGACAATGGATGACGACTTATGCCGCAATTGTGAGAGATGAAAAAGGGTTAAAGATCTTGCTTCAAACATTACAGGAAGTCCCTTGTCAGCAAATCAATGTGAAAAATATCACAAATGAACAGCTTGAATTAAGTAATCAATGGGCATTAGCGATTCGCCTTGTGAAGTCTGCATTACTTCGTACAGAAAGCAGAGGCGGGCATTATCGAATGGATTATCCAAAGCGGAATGATGATTTATGGCGGGGCAAGCAGATCGTCCATGAAAAGGGGCGTATTTATGTGATGAAAAATGAAAGGATCGGTGCAAAATGGAACGTCTACAGTTAA
- a CDS encoding LysE family translocator: protein MQTFLTFIVVGFSIALPVGAITVEMTKQGLKNGFFHGLTVGAGGMTIDLLLILALYAGFAQFLSLPFVQIPLWLIGAVFLMILAYDSIKHADQDIHLAGEKVNKSFAKTYRNGLLVAVSPGNLVFWVSVFGAVLADAYAKTDSSEFMLASGGILAGILLHDIGLLTLVSLTRKVMNRTMIKWTSIIAGILLLGFGCYFFYEFYIGIKVYF, encoded by the coding sequence TTGCAAACATTTCTCACATTTATCGTCGTAGGATTCTCAATTGCTCTGCCAGTTGGAGCGATCACGGTTGAAATGACAAAACAAGGATTAAAAAACGGCTTCTTTCATGGTTTAACCGTAGGAGCAGGCGGCATGACCATCGATTTACTACTTATTTTGGCTTTATATGCAGGATTTGCTCAGTTTTTATCATTGCCGTTTGTTCAAATTCCGCTCTGGCTGATTGGAGCCGTATTCTTAATGATTCTCGCCTACGATTCCATTAAACATGCGGATCAAGACATCCACTTAGCTGGAGAGAAAGTCAATAAATCCTTCGCAAAAACGTATAGAAACGGCTTGCTTGTGGCGGTATCCCCCGGAAACCTTGTGTTCTGGGTTTCTGTATTCGGTGCTGTACTGGCAGATGCCTATGCAAAAACAGATTCATCTGAGTTTATGCTGGCTTCAGGCGGTATTTTGGCAGGGATTCTTCTTCATGACATCGGCCTTCTCACCCTTGTATCATTAACGAGAAAAGTGATGAATCGAACGATGATCAAATGGACCTCCATCATTGCTGGTATTTTATTACTTGGATTTGGTTGTTATTTCTTTTACGAATTTTATATAGGGATCAAGGTTTATTTTTAA
- the thiC gene encoding phosphomethylpyrimidine synthase ThiC, producing the protein MREKKSITTQSLLSSFDGSRKVYEKGSRPDILVPKREIALSKTMTQAGSIQNEPIRVYDTSGPYTDKSVHIDVTKGLNRLRAAWIEERGDTESYEGRHVKPEDNGYRSEEKESFHHVHTDFQHEPLRAKQGASVTQMHYAKQGIVTPEMEFIALREELNPEFVREEVASGRAVIPSNINHPESEPMIIGRNFHVKINANIGNSAVTSSIDEEVEKMTWAIRWGADTMMDLSTGKDIHTTREWIIRNCPVPVGTVPIYQALEKVNGVAEDLTWDVYRDTLIEQAEQGVDYFTIHAGVRLRYIPLTVDRVTGIVSRGGAIMARWCLAHHQENFLYTHFEDICEIMKTYDIAFSLGDGLRPGSIADANDEAQFAELETLGELTEIAWKHDVQVMIEGPGHVPMDKIKENVDKQMEICKEAPFYTLGPLTTDIAPGYDHITSAIGAAMIGWYGTAMLCYVTPKEHLGLPNKEDVREGVIAYKIAAHAADLAKGHPAAQKRDDALSKARFEFRWRDQFNLSLDPERAMAFHDETLPAEGAKTAHFCSMCGPKFCSMKISHDIRNQSEEVKREMEKKAKEFIRQGSQIYSS; encoded by the coding sequence ATGAGAGAAAAGAAATCAATCACTACTCAATCTTTATTATCAAGCTTTGATGGCAGTCGAAAGGTGTATGAAAAGGGCTCAAGACCTGACATTTTAGTGCCAAAAAGGGAGATTGCCCTCTCAAAAACGATGACGCAGGCGGGGAGCATTCAAAATGAACCGATTCGTGTGTACGATACAAGTGGACCGTACACCGATAAGAGTGTCCATATCGATGTTACAAAAGGATTAAATCGTCTGAGAGCAGCGTGGATCGAGGAAAGAGGAGATACAGAAAGCTATGAAGGGCGTCATGTGAAACCAGAAGATAACGGATATCGTTCCGAAGAGAAAGAGTCCTTTCATCATGTTCATACTGATTTTCAACATGAGCCGCTTCGTGCAAAACAAGGTGCCAGTGTGACGCAAATGCACTATGCAAAACAAGGTATTGTGACACCTGAAATGGAGTTTATCGCGTTAAGGGAAGAGCTAAACCCTGAGTTCGTGAGAGAGGAAGTAGCCAGCGGAAGAGCCGTCATTCCATCAAATATTAACCATCCTGAAAGTGAGCCGATGATTATCGGAAGGAATTTTCATGTCAAAATCAATGCAAACATTGGCAATTCAGCTGTGACATCATCCATTGATGAAGAAGTAGAAAAGATGACGTGGGCAATCAGGTGGGGGGCGGACACCATGATGGATCTGTCTACTGGGAAAGACATTCATACAACGAGAGAATGGATCATTCGGAATTGCCCAGTCCCAGTAGGAACCGTCCCTATTTATCAGGCGCTTGAAAAAGTGAATGGCGTTGCAGAGGATTTGACATGGGACGTGTACAGGGACACCTTAATTGAACAAGCAGAGCAAGGAGTAGATTACTTCACGATTCATGCGGGCGTCCGGTTAAGGTATATTCCACTCACAGTCGATCGGGTGACCGGAATTGTTTCAAGAGGCGGTGCGATAATGGCCAGATGGTGTCTTGCCCATCATCAAGAGAATTTCCTCTATACTCACTTCGAAGACATTTGTGAGATTATGAAAACATATGATATTGCCTTTTCCCTTGGAGACGGACTTAGACCAGGCTCAATAGCTGATGCCAATGATGAAGCACAGTTTGCAGAGCTGGAAACGTTAGGTGAATTGACAGAGATCGCTTGGAAACATGATGTACAGGTGATGATTGAAGGTCCTGGACATGTACCGATGGATAAAATCAAAGAAAATGTGGACAAGCAAATGGAGATTTGCAAAGAGGCGCCATTTTATACGTTAGGGCCTCTTACAACAGATATTGCCCCAGGATATGATCATATTACATCTGCAATTGGCGCGGCTATGATCGGCTGGTATGGAACAGCGATGCTATGCTATGTGACGCCAAAAGAGCATTTAGGTCTGCCGAATAAAGAAGATGTGAGAGAAGGTGTAATTGCCTATAAAATAGCCGCACATGCCGCTGATCTAGCAAAAGGACATCCTGCTGCTCAAAAGCGCGATGATGCTTTATCGAAAGCAAGGTTTGAATTTAGATGGCGCGACCAATTCAACCTATCACTTGATCCAGAAAGAGCGATGGCGTTCCATGATGAAACACTACCTGCAGAAGGCGCTAAAACTGCCCATTTTTGCTCGATGTGTGGACCGAAGTTTTGCAGTATGAAAATTTCCCACGATATTCGAAATCAATCAGAAGAAGTAAAAAGAGAGATGGAGAAGAAGGCGAAGGAGTTTATCAGACAAGGAAGTCAAATATATTCATCCTAA
- the nadC gene encoding carboxylating nicotinate-nucleotide diphosphorylase, which yields MERLQLKQMLTYFFKEDIGFGDVSADAIFRDKKGTAYMIAKQSGVLSGSHVIDVGYRLLNEQIQTELFFEEGDWIHSGAVLAKIKGPVSDLLKGERVILNVLQRMTGIATLTHEAVQRLADPSITICDTRKTTPGLRMLEKYAVKTGGGKNHRFGLSDGVMIKDNHIAACGSIREAVEKARAYAGHMVKIEVEIESEAQLIEAIDAKADVIMFDNCSPEEVKRFKQMTPSTILTEASGGITLETLPSYRGTGVDLISLGFLTHSAPAFDFSMNMEFSHKGGTTHVHA from the coding sequence ATGGAACGTCTACAGTTAAAACAAATGCTGACTTATTTTTTCAAAGAAGATATTGGTTTTGGAGATGTATCAGCTGATGCCATCTTTAGAGACAAGAAAGGAACAGCTTACATGATCGCAAAACAATCGGGGGTATTGTCAGGTTCTCACGTAATTGACGTAGGATACCGCCTGTTGAATGAGCAAATTCAAACAGAGCTGTTTTTTGAAGAAGGTGATTGGATTCATTCAGGAGCAGTGCTGGCGAAAATAAAGGGACCAGTCAGCGACTTATTAAAAGGAGAACGGGTCATTTTAAATGTCTTGCAGCGCATGACAGGTATCGCCACCTTAACACATGAAGCAGTCCAGCGATTAGCGGATCCATCAATTACGATTTGTGATACGAGAAAAACGACTCCCGGCTTGCGTATGTTAGAGAAATACGCTGTGAAGACAGGAGGCGGAAAGAATCATCGCTTCGGCTTATCAGATGGAGTAATGATAAAAGACAATCATATTGCGGCATGCGGCTCTATTCGTGAGGCAGTAGAGAAAGCAAGGGCATATGCCGGTCATATGGTGAAAATTGAAGTGGAAATTGAATCTGAAGCGCAGCTAATCGAAGCCATTGATGCAAAAGCCGATGTCATCATGTTTGACAACTGCTCTCCGGAAGAAGTAAAACGTTTTAAGCAAATGACGCCGAGCACAATTCTTACGGAGGCTTCAGGAGGCATTACGTTAGAGACATTGCCAAGCTACAGAGGGACTGGTGTCGACCTGATTTCACTTGGTTTTCTAACGCATTCTGCGCCAGCATTTGATTTTAGTATGAATATGGAATTCAGCCATAAAGGAGGAACGACTCATGTCCATGCTTGA
- the nadA gene encoding quinolinate synthase NadA codes for MSMLDVLANQHAAMMPEEYKQRSEEEMKQRVLDIKQAFGSKLFIPGHHYQKDEVIQFADATGDSLQLAQIAADNQEAEYIVFCGVHFMAETADMLSNKNQKVLLPDMRAGCSMADMANMKQTDRAWEKLIGLFGETILPLTYVNSTADIKAFVGKHGGATVTSSNAKKVLEWALTQKERILFLPDQHLGRNTAYDLGISLEEMAVWDQIEEKLITDQPLSRIKMILWKGHCSVHEKFTVRNIEETRKKDRDIQILVHPECTHEVVRASDLAGSTKFIIDTIKEAPAGSKWAIGTEMNLVKRIIDQHPDKQIESLNPDMCPCLTMNRIDLPHLLWSLESIEKGDPAGLIQVNEDTTKDALLALKKMLTIKY; via the coding sequence ATGTCCATGCTTGATGTACTTGCGAATCAACATGCAGCCATGATGCCTGAAGAATATAAACAACGCTCTGAAGAGGAAATGAAGCAGCGTGTACTAGACATTAAACAGGCTTTTGGATCAAAGCTTTTTATACCAGGGCATCATTATCAAAAGGATGAAGTCATTCAATTTGCAGATGCAACAGGAGATTCATTGCAGCTCGCACAAATAGCCGCTGACAATCAAGAGGCTGAATACATTGTGTTCTGCGGGGTTCATTTCATGGCTGAAACGGCAGATATGCTGTCAAACAAGAATCAAAAGGTCCTATTGCCAGATATGAGAGCTGGTTGTTCAATGGCAGATATGGCGAACATGAAACAAACGGACAGAGCATGGGAGAAGCTCATTGGTCTGTTTGGGGAGACGATCCTTCCACTTACGTATGTCAACTCAACAGCTGATATTAAAGCATTTGTCGGCAAGCATGGCGGGGCGACTGTTACATCTTCAAACGCTAAAAAAGTGCTAGAGTGGGCGCTCACACAAAAGGAGCGGATTCTGTTTTTGCCTGATCAGCATTTAGGGCGTAATACGGCCTATGATTTAGGCATTTCGCTAGAAGAAATGGCTGTGTGGGATCAAATAGAAGAGAAGCTTATCACCGATCAGCCGCTTTCTCGTATCAAAATGATTTTATGGAAAGGCCATTGCTCTGTACATGAGAAATTTACGGTGCGAAATATTGAAGAAACGAGGAAAAAAGACCGTGACATTCAAATCCTTGTCCATCCAGAGTGCACGCATGAAGTCGTCAGGGCTTCTGATCTAGCGGGCTCAACGAAATTTATTATTGATACGATCAAGGAGGCGCCAGCAGGAAGCAAATGGGCGATTGGAACAGAGATGAATTTAGTCAAACGGATCATAGATCAGCATCCAGATAAACAAATTGAATCCCTTAATCCTGATATGTGTCCCTGTTTGACTATGAACCGAATTGATCTGCCTCATTTGTTATGGTCACTTGAGAGCATTGAAAAAGGTGATCCTGCCGGTTTGATTCAGGTCAATGAGGACACAACGAAAGACGCTTTACTTGCGCTGAAGAAAATGCTCACCATTAAATATTGA
- a CDS encoding protein kinase family protein — MSDVKRLAESIQYHEDKRFHKLAFKPAELELCGKGRSAYVFSYKKDGKKMALKVFFPSYQHIARKEAAIYEKLSGSSYYPEIYESGDQYILMEYIKGYTFYECLTKGIPIKKQMIEQVDDALEEAREKGLNPSDIHLRNLILTKEGRVRVIDVARFTQTKACHQWDDLKAAYAYYQKPFFPKKAPRLWLEVIAYLYKKNWLSRGQLHNRNDFSA, encoded by the coding sequence ATGTCAGATGTCAAAAGATTAGCTGAATCGATTCAGTATCATGAAGATAAACGTTTTCATAAGCTTGCCTTTAAACCGGCAGAGCTTGAGCTGTGCGGCAAAGGAAGAAGTGCCTATGTCTTTTCATATAAAAAAGACGGCAAAAAAATGGCGCTAAAAGTCTTTTTCCCTTCTTATCAACATATTGCCCGCAAAGAAGCCGCCATTTATGAAAAACTTTCTGGTTCGTCTTACTACCCTGAGATTTATGAATCTGGGGATCAGTATATTTTAATGGAATATATTAAAGGCTACACATTCTATGAATGCCTCACAAAGGGGATTCCTATCAAAAAACAAATGATTGAACAAGTCGATGATGCGCTGGAAGAAGCACGCGAGAAAGGATTGAATCCTTCTGATATCCATCTGCGGAATTTGATCTTAACAAAGGAAGGCCGAGTGAGGGTTATCGACGTTGCCCGTTTCACACAAACAAAAGCATGCCATCAGTGGGATGATTTAAAAGCCGCTTACGCCTATTATCAAAAGCCTTTTTTCCCAAAAAAAGCACCGCGTCTGTGGCTTGAAGTGATTGCTTATTTGTATAAAAAGAACTGGCTGTCCCGCGGTCAGCTTCATAATCGGAATGATTTTTCTGCATAA